ATGTTTTGGATTATCGTCGCTCTTGGCGACGATAAAAGGTGTGGGAGGTACGACCGCAACGACCGGCCGCATCAGCGCAAAGGTCTCGTTCAAATCGGCAGGACTCATCTCGCTGCCCAGCTCCTCGCTGAGGCGAGCGTGAAGTCGGTCATAGTCCCCCGACTTGATCTCGCCGGCGAATCCGTCAGCGAACGTCCTGACTTCGTCGACGGTGTCGATGGTGTCTTTCACGGTGAAGACGACTGCAGCCGTGATGAGCGCGAAGGCGATGCCGCCTACAAGGAGCAGAGCTCCGCAGCCCCACGCCGCGATCGTTTTCATGCTGCGGCCTGCCTTAACCTCTCCCACATCTGCTTTGGTGTTCTCGTGCATGGTCGCCTCCCGTCTGGGTGGTTGAAGGTGGTTCCCCGGGCCAACCTGACTTCGCACCCCGCGCTCCGAGCGACCTCGGCGGCAGCTTCAGACGCCGCCGCTTCGATCCACCCCGGAGCACGCAACACCCGTACGCAGCGCGTCCGCCCCACGCCGAGTAACGCGACGCAAGCAAACACCCCGCACACCTCTCGGCTGCGACTCAGGCCCCTTCTACGACTTGGGAATGAGGTACGACACTAGCCCAACTCCGGCGGCGAGACCAAGTGCGATCGGCGACGGCAAAAAAAAAGACTGCGGGCCTCAGGGCCCGCAGTCTTTTTTAACTTCGCGACGTGATGTCGCGTCAAAGCAACGCGGCTCGATCCTGCGTCACTTCCTCAGCGGCCACGCCCGTCGATCACCCGTGAGACCAGCGCCCCGAGCCGCCCGGGAGGGCGCACAAGTGCCACCTTCGGCCCCGGGCTCACACGCAGCACACAGCTCTCCTCAGGCTCAAAGAGCTCGCCATCAAGCACCCAGCCGGCCGGCGCATCGAGCACAAGCTCATCCAGCTCTGCGGCGCGTCCGGCGCCCTCCCCAACCGACTCTAATAGTTCCGGTTTAAGCCCCTGGCTGACCAGCGCGCGGGTGGGGATATGCGCCCAGAGGGCGGGCTTCGCAGCGGGGTTTCGAAGCCCGTACCAGGTCCGCTCCAGAGAGGTCGCCACCACCGAGCCCTGATGCATCTCCACGATGGCACGAGCCACGCGCATCCGAGCGGCCACATCCTGGGCCTGAGCCTCACGCAGGGTGTCCGATGCCAGCCGCGCCACCGCACTGACCAGTCTTCCCGCGCCCTTCTGCGCTTCGCTCTGGGCTCGACGCGCGCGGTACACCCAGCCCGCCCCGAAACTAAACCCGTAGCGCGCCCCGCTGTGGGTGCTCGCGCTGACCTTGAGCGTCGGCGTCATCTGCACCGGCCAGCCCGCAGCCTCCAGCATGATGCGCGCCGCCCGGGAGGGTTTCATCTCTGAGGCCAGCGCCTCCCCCACCACCGAGGTCCCCCGAGGCCCGCAGGGCCACACCCGCATCCCGCTGGCCACAAGGTTCACCTCGCCCAGGAGCGCGCTGATCACACGCCCCACCAGCGCGTCGTCGCCATACACCGCCAGCAACTCCACCCCGTCGGCGGCCAATTCGTGGAGTTGCGCGCCAACCTCGGCGCGATCCCCACCCAGCGCAATCACCTTATCGGCGCCAAAATAGCGACGCGCATCATCCAAAAAAAAGCCGCCCGAAAGGACGGCGTAGGTTGCTTGACTCATGTCTCACTCAGCCTTGAGGTGCCATCGCCAATGATGGCACCGTCTTAGCGCTTCATCGTGCCGGCGACCAGCCCCAGAAAACGATCTTCATCGAGATCACTGGTCATCGCGTACGTCACGCCCAGGTCCTGGACGACCGCAACGCCGTATCCCTTCTGGTTGAGCCAGACGATATCACGATCTTCGACCTCACGGATCGACTCCCGCGGCACTTTGAGCCCCTCGCTGTCAAAGAGCAGCACGCTCATTCGCGAGCCATCAACCTCGTAGAGCACCAGCGCTGCGCGACGATCTTCGACGTGCGCGATGCGCCCGCCCAGAAGATTAACCCGGGCATTGTCGAAGTGCGGCAGGCGCACCGAGAAATCGACCTTGTCCTGGAACCAGGCGCTGGCCTCCTGCGGGTTGCTGGTGGTGATCTCCAGGGGGAAGTTCCCCTTATGCCACTCGACCGTCTGATCGACGACCGGCGTGGGACTGCTTGCCGCCGGCGCAATCGTCATCTCCGGCATCAAAAGCACCAGCGCGAGCATCGCCGCCAACGGTCCGGCTATCCAGCCCACCCGCACATAAAGCGGACGGGTTTCGACACGCTCCTCATCGAGCTCAAGTTCCAGCGTGGCGAGGTCGAGAGTGATGCGTTCCCGCAGCGCTTGTGGCGCGCGCTCCTCCGAGAGTTTCTCGCGAAGTTGAGCCTTAAAACGCAGCTGGGTATTCACTCGCCCGCGGCAGCGCTCACAGCCCGCCAGGTGCGCCTCCATATCGGCGCGCTCCCGCTCGTCGAACTCCTCATCGACATACGTATCGATGAAAGGCTCAAAGTCTTCACAGCCCAACGCCACATTTTGCACCAGTTGTCCCACGTTCTTCACCTCATCTGGAAGTTCGACTCAACCCGCCACCACCGAACCTATCAGCTGGCCTGAGCGGCCTTGCGTTCGCGGTAGGCGTTCAGGTCGGCAGGCGCGTCCGTGGCATCTTCCTCCTCATCCTGAGCGGGGATGTAACCATTGTTGAGGGCGTACTCTTTGAGCTGCGCCTGGAGCATGCGCCGCCCGCGGTAGAGCCGGCTCATCACCGTACCGATCGGGCAGTCCATGATCTCGGCGATCTCTTTGTAGGCAAAGTCCTGCAGGTCCGCCAAAAGCACGACCATGCGAAAGTCTACCGGCACCTGCTCCAGCGCGCGCTTGACCTCATCGCCGAACATCTTGAAGTACAGATGCTCCTCGGTCTCAAAGCTCTCGTGGAAGGGGGTCAACTCCGGCGCTTCGGCGCGTTCCTGCAAGGGACGGAAGTCGTCATCGACCAGATACTCGCGGCGCTTCTGCTGCTTGCGGTAGCGGTTGATGAACGTATTGGTCATGATCTTAAAGAGCCATGCCTTGCAGTTGGTGCCCTGCTCGTATTTATCGAAGTAGCGGTACGCCTTGAGCATCGTCTCCTGGATCAGATCCTCGGCGTCGCTCTCGCTCTTGGTCAGACGCAGCGCCGTGCCGTAGAGGGCATCCAGATGAGGGATGGCCTCCTGCTCAAATGCCAGCCGCTCCTTTGCGTCCATCTTCGCTTTGTTCTTCTTAAACATGGGCACCTTCCCGTGCTCTTAAGTCATCGCTGCGCCCCGAGTGGGCGGCGGCGCGTGGCCCGCAGACCAACGCGTCGGTTGTAACTTCAGACGTGGACGATTCTATTTCATTCAGCCTGCAATCTTCCAGATACAACCCGATCGCGGCCTCGCCCCACATCCTCCTTCATGATCGCAGAACGACGCCGAAAAACAAAGACGCCCCGGCCAGCCCTTAGCGGGCAGCGGAGGCGTCGGAGGGATACGGGTATCACCCTGCACGTTTAGAGCAACTCGCTCAGCGGCGTGTACTCAAGATCCAGGCTCTCGGCCACGGCCTTATACACACACTGCCCCCTGTAGATGTTGACCCCCAGAGCCAGCGCAGGATCGTCTTTGACGGCCTGCTCAAAGCCCTTGCTGGCCAGCGCCAGGCCGTAGCCCAGCGTGGTGTTGTTGAGTGCAAAGGTCGAGGTGCGTGCTACGGCCCCGGGCATATTCGCCACACAGTAGTGCACCACACCGTCCACAACATAGGTCGGGTCCTCATGGGTGGTCGGGTGACAGGTGGCGATGCAGCCGCCCTGATCGACCGAGACATCGACGACGACGCTGCCCTCCTGCATCTGGCTGATATGATCGCGGGTCACAAGATGCGGCGCCTTCGCGCCGGGAATGAGCACGGCACCCACCACGAGATCGGCGTTGAGCACCTGCTCGGCAATCGTGGCGACGTTGGAGTGCATCGTCTGAACCCGGCTGCCGAAGATATCATCGAGATAGCGCAGACGGTTGAGATTCAAATCGACAATCGTGACCTGCGCGCCCATGCCCACGGCCATCTTCGCGGCGTTGGTGCCCACGACGCCGCCGCCCAGGATCACAACTTTAGCGCGGGCCACGCCGGGCACACCGCCCAGCAGAACCCCCTTGCCTCCGTGCTCGCGCTCCAGGCAACGCGCCCCTACCTGAATGGCCATACGACCGGCCACCTCACTCATCGGCTCCAGGAGCGGCAGTCGCCCGTCGGGGAGCTGAATCGTCTCATAGGCCACCGCACGCACCTGACGCTCCAGCAGAACCTCGGCCAGCTCCGGCACCGCTGCCAGGTGAAGATACGTGTAGACGATCTGGCCTCTCTGCATCAGACCGTACTCCGGGGCCATCGGCTCTTTGACCTTCACGATCATATCCGATGATTCCCAGACCGCTTCCGCGCTGGACACCATCGTGGCCCCGGCTTCCACATAGCGCTCATCCGGGATGGCGCTCCCTTCGCCAGCACCGGTCTGGACCACCACCTCATGGCCCTGACGCACGTACTCAGCCACACTCGCTGGGATCAGCCCTACGCGATACTCGTTATTCTTGATCTCTTTCGGAACCCCAATTTTCACGGTTCTTCTCCCGGTGGTGTCCTGCGTTGACACGGTCGGATCTCGCTCGTCTCGTTTTCGATACCGAGACTATAACGAGCACGCCTTATCCCTGCAATCCGGCCACACCCATGATTGTCGATGGCACAACGACAGCACAGGCCGACACTTGCGCCCGTTGCGAAAGATGCCTTCGGCCACTAGGAATGCCCCCGAGCGCGGATCGTTTTTCAACGCGTTGAGACTCTCCCACACCAGGACTCCCTCCATGAATACCCACCAGACTTTGATGACGCGGCGCACCATTCACGACTACAAAAGCGACCCCCTCCCCGAAGGAGTGCTGGAGCGCGCGCTGCAGGCCGCCACTCGCGCGCCCAATCACAAACTGACCAACCCCTGGCGCTTCACCCTGATGGGTCCGCAGACGCGC
This DNA window, taken from Lujinxingia sediminis, encodes the following:
- a CDS encoding anti-sigma factor family protein, with protein sequence MGQLVQNVALGCEDFEPFIDTYVDEEFDERERADMEAHLAGCERCRGRVNTQLRFKAQLREKLSEERAPQALRERITLDLATLELELDEERVETRPLYVRVGWIAGPLAAMLALVLLMPEMTIAPAASSPTPVVDQTVEWHKGNFPLEITTSNPQEASAWFQDKVDFSVRLPHFDNARVNLLGGRIAHVEDRRAALVLYEVDGSRMSVLLFDSEGLKVPRESIREVEDRDIVWLNQKGYGVAVVQDLGVTYAMTSDLDEDRFLGLVAGTMKR
- a CDS encoding sigma-70 family RNA polymerase sigma factor, producing the protein MDAKERLAFEQEAIPHLDALYGTALRLTKSESDAEDLIQETMLKAYRYFDKYEQGTNCKAWLFKIMTNTFINRYRKQQKRREYLVDDDFRPLQERAEAPELTPFHESFETEEHLYFKMFGDEVKRALEQVPVDFRMVVLLADLQDFAYKEIAEIMDCPIGTVMSRLYRGRRMLQAQLKEYALNNGYIPAQDEEEDATDAPADLNAYRERKAAQAS
- the ald gene encoding alanine dehydrogenase, producing MKIGVPKEIKNNEYRVGLIPASVAEYVRQGHEVVVQTGAGEGSAIPDERYVEAGATMVSSAEAVWESSDMIVKVKEPMAPEYGLMQRGQIVYTYLHLAAVPELAEVLLERQVRAVAYETIQLPDGRLPLLEPMSEVAGRMAIQVGARCLEREHGGKGVLLGGVPGVARAKVVILGGGVVGTNAAKMAVGMGAQVTIVDLNLNRLRYLDDIFGSRVQTMHSNVATIAEQVLNADLVVGAVLIPGAKAPHLVTRDHISQMQEGSVVVDVSVDQGGCIATCHPTTHEDPTYVVDGVVHYCVANMPGAVARTSTFALNNTTLGYGLALASKGFEQAVKDDPALALGVNIYRGQCVYKAVAESLDLEYTPLSELL